CCTTTACTATAGCTTGACAGTGAACATTGCTCCTACATGTGTAGGATAGGTGGGAGGCTTTGAAACCGCGTCGCTAGATGTGGTGGAGCCAATCTTGAAATACCACCCTTGTATGCGTGATGTTCTAACCTAGGGCCCTAATCGGGCTTGGGGACACTGTCTGGTGGGTAGTTTGACTGGGGCGGTCTCCTCCTAAAGAGTAACGGAGGAGCACGAAGGTTGGCTAAGTACGGTCGGACATCGTACGGTTAGTGCAATGGCATAAGCCAGCTTAACTGCGAGACAGACACGTCGAGCAGGTGCGAAAGCAGGTCATAGTGATCCGGTGGTTCTGTATGGAAGGGCCATCGCTCAACGGATAAAAGGTACTCCGGGGATAACAGGCTGATACCGCCCAAGAGTTCATATCGACGGCGGTGTTTGGCACCTCGATGTCGGCTCATCACATCCTGGGGCTGAAGTCGGTCCCAAGGGTATGGCTGTTCGCCATTTAAAGTGGTACGCGAGCTGGGTTTAGAACGTCGTGAGACAGTTCGGTCCCTATCTGCCGTGGGCGTTTGAGAATTGAAGAGGGCTGCTCCTAGTACGAGAGGACCGGAGTGGACGAACCTCTGGTGTTCGGGTTGTCATGCCAATGGCATTGCCCGGTAGCTACGTTCGGAACTGATAACCGCTGAAAGCATCTAAGCGGGAAGCAGGCTTTGAGATGAGTTCTCACTGGGACTTTAAGTCCCCTAAAGGGTCGTTGGAGACTACAACGTTGATAGGTCAGGTGTGTAAGGGTTGTGAGGCCTTGAGCTAACTGATACTAATTGCCCGTGAGGCTTAACCATACAACACCCAAGTGGTTTTGTGTGTCTGACATGAATAAAAGTCACGTACTCGTGTTACTGATTAGATTTAGATAAGTATTTACATCGCTCACTGACATCCATGTCATTGCGATATTAGTGCATTCGTGCACGTCATCAGCTTTCAAGATTGTAGTTTTTTTGCTTGACGACAATAGCGTTGTAGAACCACCTGATCCCATGCCGAACTCAGAAGTGAAATGCAATAGCGCCGATGGTAGTGTGGGAGTTCCCATGTGAGAGTAGGACATTGTCAAGCTTCTATTATGAAAAGCCCGATTCGAAAGAGTCGGGCTTTTTTACGTCTGGCGTTTTTACGTCTGGCGTTTGAATAAATGGCTTACTCACATATAAAAATAATTCAAGTAGAACGCTACTAATCTCAATGATTTACTCTATACAAAATTTTGTTATTTAATTTTGCTGAAAAATTCAGCATAATGTCGAAAATTATAATAATTGATCATATTTATGCGCAGTAGTAGTAATTATCTAGCCTTAACTTTTTCTTTATCTATTTCTTCTTTGTCTCCGTCCGTTTTGGCAGCAACTATTGAACGTAGTGAAAATAACTTTGTTTTTGATTTTAATGAAGGTAATTATTTTGAAGCAGGCATTGGTGCTCAATATGGATATATTGATAATTTTTTAAATCAAAGTCATGGTAAACAAAGTACGACTTTCGCCAAAATTTCTGCCGATTCTTTTCTACAAACTCACAATGATAACCATCTTCTACAAATTGGAGCGGATGTCGATACAATATTTTTCGACGACTTTAAGGATGATGAACACTCGAATGTCAATGTAAGAGCAAAGTATTTTTATAAGCTTGCAGATATGCAAACGTTGTTTTCTAGCATAGTGTTTAGTAATAATTATGAATACAGGGGAACAGGTACGAGTAAAGGCCAAGCACTGGCATTAGACTCCGGCAATGAGTTTGACGATAAACTATTAAATCTAGGTTATAACTATGGACGATTAGACTCAGTTTCTAAAGTCTCGCTTTTAGTGGGAATCAAAGAACGAGAATACAAAACTCGTAGGCAAGTTACGAGAACGTTGGATAACGAGGCGAAATTTGCGCATGTAGGTGTAGATTATCTAATGTCAGAAAAGACCTACTTTAGTTTTCTAGTCGAGTTAGAAGACATTGAGTACGATTATTCAAAAGAGCAGAACAGAGAAGAAATTGCGATATTAGCTGGTATAAAGTGGGAAGCGTCAGAACTCAGCCAACTTACATTGATGCTTGGCTATGAAACCTTGTCTTTTGATGAAAGTGTGTTTGATGATGATGATATATTTAAATGGCGTATGTCCTATGATTGGAGGCCTCTTGATTATTTCTCAATGCAACTGAGATCAGGTCGCTCGAGTGAGCAATCTAATGAAATTGAAAGAAACTATAGAGTGGTGGATGATTACACGTTAACGAGTTCGTATTTCATTAGTTCTCATTTAAATATGCGTCTTCAAGTTGCCTATAGGGCTGAAGAAATACAGTTTACTACTAATACAGTAGATGAAGACTTTTTGTTATTTGCGCCGCAGTTACAATATCAAGTTAGTGAACGTGTTAAGATGCGCATTGGCTATGAATTTATTACTGTTAGTAGTGATATAGGTATCAATGAATATGATAAGAACAGTTTTGAAATTGGTATCAACGGACAATTTTAGAGAGTAGTTTGTTGAAATGAGGATGTTAGTTGTAATAGTGATACTGATTATGAATTCACCAGTACTTGCTGGGGATTATTTATTGGGGTCTGGTGATAAAATTAAAATCACTGTCTATAACGAACCTGATTTAACAGTTGAAGCTAAAATTGATAGAACGGGAATCGTTTCTTTTCCCTTCATTAAAGATATTGCAATTATTGGAATGACAACTGAAGCGGTTGAGTTGCAGGTTAGAAATGGTTTGCTGGGGGATTACTTAGTTGATCCACAAGTCTCAGTTTCCGTTATTGATTACCGACCGTTCTTTATTCATGGGGAAGTTGTAAAACCTGGTGGATATCCCTACCAAGAAGACTTGAGGCTAGATAAGGCGATAGCATTGGCAGGAGGACTTGCAAACAGGGCGTCTAAGTCGAACTGGAAAATTACTAGGTCAGAAAATGGAAAAACATTTACGATAGAAGCAGATATTTCTACCGTAGTATTACCTGACGATATAATAAAAATAGAGCAAAGTTTCTTTTGAGCGAGCTAGATAATAATAGATTGGATTATAATTTTACTGACGAAGATGTCTCTCTGAAAGAGCTATTGCGGCCTCTTTGGGTGCGTCGTTGGAAGATAATTTTTTGTACGCTATTGGTTACTTCAATAGTGGCGTTTTACGTCACCTTGTTAAAACCAGTATACAAAGCAAGTGCTATCCTACATATAGGCAGCAATATCTCATCTAACACTTTGTCAATAAATGATGCCTTTTCAGAGTCGAGTGCTACTGAGGAACAAATCCAAACTCAATATGAATTACTTAGGTCTCGACAATTTGCTGAGCGAGTAGTAACCGAGCTTGAATTACAAGATAATAAGGAGTTTGTTGCTGGAAAGTACAATAATAGACTTCCATTTCTTGCAGATAAGACGTCATTATCTTCCCCCTCAATTGCAAATGTTGTTTCTGGTGTACAGGGGCGTCTGACGATATCACCTGTACTCAATACTGAATTAGTTCGAATAACTTTTTCTTCCTATGATCCTAAATTATCGATGCGTGTTGCCAATCAGGTTGGAAAGACTTATGTTGCGTATCAAGATGAAATCCACAGTGCCTCTAAAGAATCAACGTCACAATGGTTAGTCGATCAACTAAAAGAGTTGGGTAAGAAACTTGAAGTCTCAGAGCTTTCTCTCCAACGATTTAAAGAAGATGAAGGATTAGTTGATATCCAAGGTGTTCGGGGGCTAATAGGCTCTGAAATTACAGCTTTAACCTCTTCGTTATTACAAGCAGAAAAACAGCTCGATGATTTAAACGTAACTTTTGAATATATACAGCAAAACAAAAGAGATTTTCGAAAGCTAACTGATC
This window of the Thalassotalea atypica genome carries:
- a CDS encoding outer membrane beta-barrel protein, with product MRSSSNYLALTFSLSISSLSPSVLAATIERSENNFVFDFNEGNYFEAGIGAQYGYIDNFLNQSHGKQSTTFAKISADSFLQTHNDNHLLQIGADVDTIFFDDFKDDEHSNVNVRAKYFYKLADMQTLFSSIVFSNNYEYRGTGTSKGQALALDSGNEFDDKLLNLGYNYGRLDSVSKVSLLVGIKEREYKTRRQVTRTLDNEAKFAHVGVDYLMSEKTYFSFLVELEDIEYDYSKEQNREEIAILAGIKWEASELSQLTLMLGYETLSFDESVFDDDDIFKWRMSYDWRPLDYFSMQLRSGRSSEQSNEIERNYRVVDDYTLTSSYFISSHLNMRLQVAYRAEEIQFTTNTVDEDFLLFAPQLQYQVSERVKMRIGYEFITVSSDIGINEYDKNSFEIGINGQF
- a CDS encoding polysaccharide biosynthesis/export family protein: MNSPVLAGDYLLGSGDKIKITVYNEPDLTVEAKIDRTGIVSFPFIKDIAIIGMTTEAVELQVRNGLLGDYLVDPQVSVSVIDYRPFFIHGEVVKPGGYPYQEDLRLDKAIALAGGLANRASKSNWKITRSENGKTFTIEADISTVVLPDDIIKIEQSFF